Proteins encoded together in one Lachnospiraceae bacterium JLR.KK008 window:
- the istA gene encoding IS21 family transposase, giving the protein MFKKTKVRSILELLGKNLSAREVSKVLGVSRNTVAEVQALFLQSGRSWDDISEWDDDRLYGLFYPDKFKYKPRYAPVDYSYVHKELKKTGVTEKLLWEEYCARCEKDGARACSYITFAKNYKKFTADKNYTSHIEHKPGLEIEVDWSGPAMSYTEPDTGERITAYLFVATMPYSQISYVEAAASMDEKAWLSCHVNMFRFFGGTPVKVVCDNLKTGVTSHPKRGEIILNEAYLSLGEYYSVAIMPTGVKKPKQKASVEGSVGKIATAVIAKLRNDTFPSLAALNAGIRKAVKEFNDKPFQKRPGSRRSIFETEEKPYLRALPLIPYEVCEWSYGHKVGSNSHIWWNKGQYSVPYRYIGYKVDIKFNSHLVFIYYNRTEIAKHPILSKHMTNGMRTEQAHLPLPLKKNLSVEDLCDKARETGPKTFEVIRRMFDEAKVKEQPMQTARAILSIADIYTPEVLEKACDKALRQYHMPYYKTIYSHARSINSAKELTEFKENNQKFGIVRGADYYKKRRDDK; this is encoded by the coding sequence ATGTTTAAGAAGACAAAAGTCAGAAGCATTCTCGAACTTCTGGGAAAAAATCTAAGCGCAAGGGAGGTATCAAAAGTTTTAGGTGTATCCAGAAACACCGTCGCCGAAGTTCAGGCATTGTTTTTACAGTCAGGCAGATCGTGGGATGATATTTCTGAATGGGATGACGACAGACTCTATGGACTGTTTTATCCGGATAAGTTTAAATATAAGCCCAGATATGCACCGGTTGATTATTCTTACGTCCATAAGGAATTAAAGAAGACAGGCGTCACAGAGAAGCTCCTTTGGGAAGAATACTGTGCCAGATGTGAGAAAGACGGGGCACGTGCATGTTCTTATATAACATTTGCTAAAAATTATAAGAAATTTACGGCAGATAAAAACTATACGAGCCACATAGAACACAAACCCGGATTAGAGATTGAAGTTGACTGGTCCGGCCCTGCAATGAGCTATACGGAGCCGGATACCGGGGAACGTATAACAGCATACCTGTTTGTTGCAACTATGCCCTACAGCCAGATAAGCTATGTGGAAGCCGCAGCCAGTATGGATGAAAAAGCATGGCTTTCCTGTCATGTAAACATGTTCCGGTTTTTTGGCGGGACACCGGTAAAAGTTGTCTGTGATAACTTAAAAACCGGAGTGACCTCACATCCTAAAAGAGGTGAGATCATACTAAATGAGGCGTATCTTTCGCTTGGCGAGTATTATTCCGTAGCTATCATGCCAACAGGCGTCAAAAAGCCAAAGCAGAAAGCAAGTGTGGAAGGGAGTGTGGGTAAGATTGCCACGGCTGTTATCGCAAAACTCAGAAATGATACCTTCCCATCATTAGCCGCATTAAATGCCGGAATCCGAAAAGCGGTAAAAGAATTCAATGACAAGCCTTTCCAGAAGCGCCCCGGAAGCCGCCGGAGCATCTTTGAAACGGAAGAAAAACCATACTTGAGAGCCCTGCCGCTTATTCCCTATGAAGTCTGTGAATGGTCTTATGGGCATAAAGTCGGCAGCAACTCTCATATATGGTGGAACAAAGGTCAGTATTCCGTTCCATACAGGTATATCGGATACAAGGTGGATATCAAATTTAACAGCCATCTTGTATTTATCTATTATAACAGAACAGAGATAGCAAAGCATCCGATACTTTCCAAACATATGACAAACGGTATGCGGACAGAGCAAGCCCATCTTCCTTTGCCGCTCAAAAAAAATCTGTCAGTGGAAGATCTCTGTGACAAAGCAAGGGAAACAGGCCCCAAAACATTTGAGGTAATCCGCAGGATGTTTGACGAGGCAAAAGTGAAAGAACAACCCATGCAGACAGCAAGAGCCATACTTTCCATAGCGGATATCTATACACCGGAAGTCCTTGAAAAAGCATGTGATAAAGCGCTCAGGCAATACCATATGCCTTATTATAAGACTATATATTCCCATGCCAGGAGCATAAACAGTGCAAAAGAACTCACAGAGTTCAAGGAAAACAATCAGAAATTCGGAATTGTCAGAGGCGCAGATTATTACAAAAAAAGGAGAGACGACAAATGA
- a CDS encoding PDDEXK nuclease domain-containing protein, whose translation MDELVKNSAGFEKMISDIEALVNTSKNELATSINKVMTVTYWSIGKYIVEFEQDGNAKAAYGKNLLSTISKELTLRLGKGYSRPNLNNMRKFYLKYSNCQTVSDNLSWSHICELIKIDDELERSFYEKECVVENWNVRTLRRQMDSALFLRLASSRDKEGILKLAQNGIECQSPEDIVKSTYTLEFLNIPEQEKYSENDLEQKIIDNLQKFLLELGKGFTFVKRQYPLTINNVHYHVDLVFYHRILKCFVLIDLKKNSVQHEDIGQMNMYMGYFAIEENMPDDNPPIGIILSKNKDELLVEYATYGMDSNLFVSKYELYLPNRKELEKLVKDILDDEEN comes from the coding sequence ATGGATGAATTGGTAAAAAATTCAGCAGGTTTTGAAAAAATGATTTCGGATATTGAAGCATTGGTAAATACATCAAAAAATGAATTAGCGACATCAATAAATAAAGTGATGACGGTGACTTACTGGAGCATTGGAAAATACATTGTTGAATTTGAACAGGATGGCAATGCGAAAGCAGCATATGGAAAAAATTTGCTTTCCACAATATCAAAGGAGCTGACATTACGTTTGGGAAAAGGGTATAGTCGTCCAAACTTAAATAATATGAGAAAGTTTTATTTAAAATATTCAAATTGTCAGACAGTGTCTGACAATTTATCATGGTCCCATATATGCGAATTGATAAAAATAGATGATGAACTCGAACGCAGCTTTTATGAGAAAGAATGTGTTGTGGAAAACTGGAATGTCAGAACATTGCGGAGACAGATGGATTCAGCGTTGTTTTTGCGATTGGCTTCCAGCAGGGATAAAGAAGGAATTTTAAAGTTGGCCCAAAATGGCATTGAGTGCCAAAGTCCGGAAGATATTGTAAAGAGCACATATACGTTGGAATTTTTAAATATTCCAGAGCAGGAAAAGTATAGTGAAAATGATTTGGAACAAAAAATTATAGACAATTTACAAAAGTTTTTGTTGGAATTGGGCAAAGGATTTACATTCGTTAAGCGGCAGTATCCTTTAACAATCAATAATGTTCATTACCATGTGGATTTAGTATTTTATCATAGAATTTTGAAATGCTTTGTTCTGATAGATTTAAAGAAAAACTCTGTTCAACATGAAGATATTGGGCAGATGAACATGTATATGGGTTATTTTGCAATAGAAGAAAATATGCCAGATGATAATCCGCCTATTGGAATTATATTAAGCAAAAACAAGGATGAATTATTGGTAGAATATGCAACGTATGGAATGGACAGTAATTTATTTGTATCTAAATATGAGTTATACTTACCAAATCGAAAAGAACTTGAAAAATTGGTCAAAGATATTTTAGATGACGAAGAAAATTAG
- a CDS encoding type I restriction endonuclease subunit R — MPINENTLEQVIISELQEKGYEYLYGPDIDRDYHEVILKEYFDSAMLKINPKITSDIIEEAYKSIKNLGLLKLEDMNAAFHKYLIEGVPVSYRVNGEQSTFTVHLIDFENPQLNDFKVINQYTVIEYKNKRPDILVFINGIPMVLFELKNMVHADTMVEDAYKQIKNYQLDIPTLFYYNAFNVISDGLDTRVGTITSDFTRYMTWKSENGERPEESGVNYFTTLINGVFPKERILDILRNFIVFQDIKGKTVKIIAGYHQYFAVRKAVERTKKSLDENSRKVGVVWHTQGSGKSLSMVFYTGCIVSNPEFNNPTIVVLTDRNDLDNQLFGTFCASSKLLLRQTPKQAQNRENLKDLLRVNAGGIIFTTIQKFEESSEILSERSNIIFMADEAHRSQYGLDGKLDRKTGEWKYGMAKYMRDSLPNATFIGFTGTPIDFDDKSTVEVFGDYIDIYDMTQAVEDGATVPIYYENRTAKLKLNANLLKKIDAEYDKLAAEASEIAIEKSKSDLSSIEAIIGSKERLSLLADDIIAHYEDRQYVLTGKAMIVCMTRRIAINLYKIILEKRPEWKNKIKVVLTSSNKDEEEWHDIIGNKAYRDQLMVEFKDEKNEFKIAIVVDMWLTGFDVPSMATMYIDKPMKGHNLMQAIARVNRVYKDKEAGLIVDYIGMAAELKTALSQYTKRDQDKISDLGQAYSIALGKLEIMRDFFYGFDYSAFFGDSDTERLAVIADGVNFALEFEEDEKKEYIKEATALSQAETLCRSLLDLPTKQEIEFFKSIKDGLCKCGGRVGITSNEINARIMTMLEQAIEQDGVYNIFAQAGKKNPEISILSDEYMDKIRKMKHKNIAAEMLRKLLEDNIRVFARTGVVKSQLFSEKMQKLLKIYNNRLITSAEVIEELLNLSREMTEAYKAGDEKGLSVEELAFYDALAADSEVLKKMQDEVLVEMAQELTELIRRSRTVDWDKKESARAYMRTQVKHLLRKYKYPPEKAKGAIDIVIKQAELMSSNIKPESVVYDLGPWTKPLMVAEDSVYGMNEKNNV; from the coding sequence ATGCCAATTAATGAAAATACATTAGAACAGGTCATCATATCAGAACTACAGGAAAAAGGATACGAATACCTCTATGGACCAGACATTGACAGAGATTACCATGAAGTGATTTTGAAAGAATACTTTGACTCTGCTATGCTGAAAATAAATCCGAAAATTACATCTGATATTATAGAAGAAGCCTACAAATCCATAAAAAACCTCGGACTGTTAAAGTTAGAAGATATGAATGCCGCCTTTCATAAGTATCTGATTGAAGGTGTTCCTGTTTCTTATCGTGTGAACGGCGAGCAGTCCACTTTCACAGTGCATCTGATAGATTTTGAAAATCCGCAATTAAATGATTTTAAGGTTATCAATCAGTACACCGTCATAGAATACAAGAATAAAAGACCGGATATACTGGTTTTTATCAATGGTATTCCGATGGTGCTTTTTGAATTAAAAAACATGGTTCATGCTGATACTATGGTAGAGGATGCCTATAAGCAGATAAAGAATTATCAGTTGGATATCCCCACATTGTTCTATTATAATGCGTTTAATGTTATAAGCGATGGCTTGGATACAAGAGTGGGAACAATAACTTCTGATTTTACAAGATACATGACATGGAAATCGGAGAATGGGGAAAGACCTGAAGAATCAGGGGTAAATTATTTTACAACGCTTATTAACGGAGTATTTCCGAAGGAAAGGATACTGGACATTCTTCGTAATTTTATTGTGTTTCAAGACATCAAAGGCAAGACAGTAAAAATTATTGCGGGATATCATCAGTATTTTGCAGTCAGAAAAGCGGTTGAACGCACTAAGAAATCATTGGATGAAAACAGCCGGAAGGTTGGCGTAGTATGGCATACGCAAGGGAGCGGCAAAAGTCTGTCTATGGTATTTTATACAGGATGTATTGTCAGCAACCCTGAGTTTAACAATCCAACCATTGTTGTTCTTACAGACCGTAATGATTTGGACAACCAGCTTTTTGGTACGTTCTGTGCCAGTTCAAAATTACTGCTGCGTCAGACGCCCAAACAAGCCCAGAACCGAGAAAATCTGAAAGATTTGTTGCGGGTAAATGCTGGCGGAATTATATTTACCACGATTCAAAAGTTTGAAGAAAGCAGTGAAATTTTAAGCGAGCGAAGCAATATTATTTTTATGGCTGACGAGGCGCATCGGTCACAGTATGGACTTGATGGCAAGCTGGACAGGAAAACAGGCGAGTGGAAGTATGGAATGGCAAAGTATATGCGGGATTCACTTCCCAATGCCACATTCATAGGATTTACCGGAACACCAATTGATTTTGATGATAAATCTACAGTTGAGGTTTTTGGCGATTACATAGATATTTATGATATGACACAGGCGGTTGAGGATGGTGCAACTGTGCCTATTTATTATGAAAATCGTACCGCAAAGCTCAAGTTGAATGCAAACCTGTTAAAGAAAATAGATGCAGAATATGATAAGTTGGCAGCGGAAGCATCTGAGATTGCAATAGAGAAATCCAAATCTGATCTGTCATCCATAGAGGCAATCATTGGCTCAAAGGAGCGTTTGAGCCTGCTGGCGGATGATATTATTGCACATTATGAAGACAGGCAGTATGTTCTGACGGGGAAGGCAATGATTGTTTGTATGACACGCAGGATTGCCATTAATTTGTATAAAATCATTTTGGAAAAGCGCCCTGAATGGAAAAATAAGATTAAGGTAGTACTTACTTCCAGTAATAAGGATGAAGAAGAATGGCATGATATTATTGGAAATAAGGCATACCGGGATCAGCTTATGGTTGAATTTAAGGATGAAAAGAACGAATTCAAGATTGCCATAGTTGTGGATATGTGGCTGACTGGTTTTGATGTTCCATCAATGGCAACCATGTATATAGATAAGCCGATGAAAGGTCACAATCTGATGCAGGCGATTGCGCGTGTAAACAGAGTGTATAAGGATAAAGAAGCCGGACTGATTGTTGATTATATCGGCATGGCTGCAGAGCTGAAGACAGCTTTAAGTCAGTATACAAAGAGAGATCAGGATAAGATTTCTGACTTGGGACAGGCTTATTCGATTGCGCTTGGAAAACTTGAAATTATGAGAGATTTCTTTTATGGATTTGACTATTCAGCGTTCTTTGGAGATTCAGATACAGAACGACTGGCTGTTATTGCAGACGGCGTAAATTTTGCCCTTGAATTTGAGGAAGATGAAAAGAAGGAGTACATCAAAGAAGCCACAGCACTCAGCCAAGCAGAAACCTTATGCCGAAGTCTGCTTGATTTACCTACAAAGCAGGAAATTGAATTTTTTAAGAGTATTAAGGATGGACTCTGCAAGTGCGGAGGACGGGTGGGGATTACCTCGAACGAAATCAATGCAAGAATAATGACAATGCTTGAGCAGGCAATAGAACAGGACGGTGTGTATAATATATTTGCACAGGCTGGTAAGAAGAATCCTGAAATTTCAATATTGTCTGATGAATACATGGACAAAATCCGTAAAATGAAGCATAAAAATATAGCCGCAGAGATGCTGCGTAAATTGCTGGAGGACAACATTCGTGTATTTGCAAGGACTGGTGTTGTAAAGTCACAGCTTTTTTCGGAGAAGATGCAGAAATTATTAAAAATTTACAATAACAGATTGATTACCAGCGCAGAGGTAATAGAAGAATTATTGAATCTGTCAAGGGAAATGACAGAAGCATATAAGGCTGGGGATGAAAAGGGTTTGTCAGTGGAGGAACTGGCATTTTATGATGCGCTGGCAGCAGATTCCGAAGTCCTTAAAAAGATGCAAGATGAGGTTTTAGTGGAAATGGCACAGGAATTGACTGAATTAATTCGTAGGAGCAGGACGGTTGACTGGGATAAGAAAGAGTCTGCCCGTGCTTATATGCGAACGCAGGTAAAACATCTTCTGAGAAAGTATAAGTATCCGCCGGAGAAAGCTAAAGGAGCTATTGACATCGTGATTAAGCAGGCGGAGCTGATGAGCAGTAATATTAAGCCTGAATCAGTAGTTTATGATTTGGGGCCATGGACAAAACCTTTGATGGTGGCAGAGGATTCAGTATATGGCATGAATGAAAAAAATAATGTGTGA
- a CDS encoding DUF1848 domain-containing protein encodes MILSVSRRTDIPNYYSEWFINRIKEGYLYVRNPMNIHQVSKIDLSPQTVDCIVFWTKNPLPMMDKLDQLKEYNYYFQFTLTSYGKDIEPNLPDKRKQVINTFCQLSSKIGKEKVIWRYDPILFTDRYTEEYHIKAFREITNALQGYTDKVVISFVDLYAKTKKNMKDIHVVKLEDSRFFEFVSELSLIAKDNKMKIATCAEEIDLASYGVGHNCCIDKELIEKIIGCKISVKKDKNQREECGCIESIEIGSYNTCKNACKYCYANYSDEKVNSNCQMYNPQSPLLCGTITKEDKITERKMKSLKEGQISIFDL; translated from the coding sequence ATGATATTAAGTGTGAGTAGGAGAACAGATATCCCAAATTACTATTCGGAATGGTTTATTAATAGAATTAAAGAGGGGTATCTATATGTTAGAAATCCAATGAATATTCATCAGGTAAGTAAGATTGATTTGTCTCCACAAACGGTGGACTGTATCGTATTTTGGACAAAAAATCCTTTGCCAATGATGGATAAGTTAGATCAATTAAAAGAATATAATTATTATTTTCAGTTTACTTTGACAAGTTATGGAAAAGATATTGAGCCGAACTTGCCAGATAAGAGAAAACAGGTAATAAATACTTTTTGCCAATTGTCTTCAAAAATTGGGAAAGAAAAAGTGATTTGGAGATACGACCCCATTCTTTTTACGGATAGATATACAGAAGAATACCATATCAAGGCTTTTCGTGAAATTACAAATGCATTGCAAGGATATACGGACAAAGTGGTAATAAGTTTTGTTGATTTGTATGCTAAAACAAAGAAAAATATGAAAGACATTCATGTAGTAAAATTAGAAGATAGTAGATTTTTTGAGTTTGTATCAGAACTTTCGCTTATTGCTAAAGATAATAAGATGAAAATTGCAACATGTGCAGAAGAAATTGATTTGGCTTCGTATGGAGTAGGACATAATTGTTGTATAGATAAGGAATTGATAGAAAAAATAATCGGTTGTAAGATAAGTGTAAAAAAAGATAAGAATCAGAGAGAAGAATGTGGATGTATTGAAAGCATAGAAATAGGTTCTTATAATACATGTAAGAATGCTTGTAAATATTGCTATGCAAATTATTCAGACGAAAAAGTTAATAGCAATTGTCAGATGTATAATCCGCAATCTCCTCTATTATGTGGAACAATAACCAAAGAAGATAAAATTACTGAACGTAAGATGAAATCTTTAAAAGAGGGGCAAATAAGTATATTTGATTTATAG